Proteins encoded in a region of the Anas acuta chromosome 13, bAnaAcu1.1, whole genome shotgun sequence genome:
- the TENT5D gene encoding terminal nucleotidyltransferase 5D → MTEDLDHRFSSLTWDQIKILDQVLAEVIPIHGRGNFPTLEVKPKDIIRVVKEQLIEKQITVRDIRLNGSTASHILVKQNGTSYKDLDIIFGVELPSELEFQVVKEAVLNCLLDFLPKCVNKEKITAQTMKDAYVQKMVKVSTDHDRWSLISLSNNSGKNVELKFVNSLRRQFEFSVDSFQIILDSILNVYRETDCKLAEDSHPTVIAESMYGDFNEAMDHLKYKLISTRNPEEIRGGGLLKYSNLLVRDFKPADEAEIKSLERYMCSRFFIDFPDVAEQQRKIESYLRNHFIGEEKSKYDYLMTLRGVVNESTVCLMGHERRQTLNMITILALKVLGEQNIIPNAANVTCYYQPAPYISDRNFSNYYIAHGQPPIIYQPYPFHIPMQSGMV, encoded by the coding sequence ATGACTGAGGACTTAGACCACAGATTCAGTAGTCTCACCTGGGATCAGATTAAAATCTTGGATCAAGTCTTAGCGGAGGTAATACCTATTCACGGGAGGGGGAATTTTCCAACGCTGGAAGTAAAACCCAAGGATATAATTCGTGTGGTGAAAGAACAGCTCATCGAGAAGCAAATCACCGTTCGAGATATCCGCCTGAATGGTTCAACAGCTAGCCACATCCTAGTGAAGCAGAATGGAACTAGTTATAAGGACCTAGATATCATTTTTGGGGTGGAACTTCCAAGTGAGCTCGAGTTCCAGGTTGTTAAGGAAGCAGTTCTTAATTGCCTATTGGACTTCTTGCCGAAATGtgttaataaggaaaaaatcactGCCCAGACCATGAAAGATGCCTACGTGCAGAAAATGGTCAAAGTCTCTACCGACCACGACCGCTGGAGTCTCATCTCGCTGTCAAACAACAGCGGCAAGAATGTAGAGTTAAAGTTTGTCAACTCGCTCAGACGGCAGTTCGAGTTCAGCGTGGACTCCTTCCAAATCATTCTGGACTCCATACTCAATGTTTACAGAGAAACAGACTGCAAACTAGCAGAGGACTCTCACCCCACTGTTATTGCAGAGAGTATGTATGGAGACTTCAATGAAGCAATGGACCATTTAAAGTACAAACTGATCTCCACGAGGAACCCTGAGGAGATCAGAGGAGGCGGCCTTCTGAAGTACAGCAATCTCCTGGTTCGTGACTTCAAGCCAGCAGATGAGGCTGAAATTAAATCTCTGGAACGTTACATGTGCTCCAGATTCTTCATTGATTTTCCAGATGTTGCTgagcagcaaaggaaaattGAGTCATATCTGCGCAACCACTTcattggggaagaaaaaagcaagtaTGACTACTTGATGACTCTGCGTGGAGTTGTAAATGAGAGCACAGTCTGTCTCATGGGACACGAACGAAGACAAACTCTGAATATGATTACAATTCTGGCTTTAAAAGTGCTTGGAGAACAAAATATCATCCCAAACGCAGCTAATGTAACATGCTATTATCAGCCTGCTCCATATATCAGTGACAGAAACTTCAGCAATTACTACATTGCTCATGGACAACCACCTATCATCTACCAGCCATACCCATTTCACATACCAATGCAAAGCGGCATGGTTTAG